TTCTGGTGAAACAAGATTAATCTTGTTAACATGTTTAGCAACTATTGGTGTTGTATCTAATTCAGATCATCAATTATTAGTATCTGGTAAAGCAGGTAGAAGAAGATGGTTAGGTAGAAGACCAAGAGTTAATGCAGTAAGAATGAACCCTGTCGATCACCCAATGGGTGGTGGTGAAGGTCGTGCTTCTGGAGGTCATCCAAGATCTAGAAATGGTATTCCTGCTAAAGGATTTAAGACTAGATCTAAGACTAAGGCTAGTAATAAGTACATTATAGAACGTAGAAAGAAATAATAAGTTATGGCAAGATCATTAAAAAAAGGACCTTACGTTCACTATAAATTAGAGAAAAAAGTGTTAGCTAATGTAGACGCTGGTAACAAAACTGTAATCAAAACTTGGTCTAGAGCAAGTATGATTACTCCAGATTTTGTAGGACAAACAATTGCTGTTCATAACGGACGTCAGTTTGTACCAGTATATGTTACAGAAAACATGGTAGGGCATAAGTTAGGCGAATTTTCACCAACTCGTTCTTTTAGAGGACACGCTGGTGCAAAAAATAAAGGAAAAAAATAGTAGGATATGGGAGTTCGTAAAAAAAACATGGCAGATCAGTTAAAAGCAGATAGAAAGCAACGTGCTTTCGCGAAGCTTACTAACTGTCCTACGTCACCAAGAAAAATGCGTTTGGTAGCTAATCAAGTAAGAGGTGTTGAAGTTGAAAAAGCTTTACAAATCTTAAAATTCAGTCCAAAAGAAGCATCTATAAATTTAGAGAAATTGTTATTGTCTGCAATTGCAAACTGGCAAGCTAAAAATGAAGATGCTCCTATTGAAGAAGCTGGATTATTTGTGAAAACTATTTGTGTAGATAGCGCAGGAATGTTAAAAAGATTAAGACCAGCTCCACAAGGTCGTGCTCATAGAATTCGTAAGCGTTCTAATCACGTTACTTTAGAGTTAGGTAGTAAGAAACTAAGTAATCAATCAAAGTAGAAATGGGACAAAAAACAAATCCAATAGGGAATCGTTTAGGAATCATCAGAGGTTGGGAATCTAACTGGTATGGTGGTAATGACTACGGAGATAAATTAGCTGAAGATTTTAAAATAAGACAGTATGTAAATGCTAGATTATTTAAAGCTAGTGTTTCTAGAGTAATTATAGAGCGTACTTTAAAACTTGTAACCGTTACTATCACAACTGCACGTCCAGGTATCATCATTGGTAAAGGAGGTCAAGAGGTAGACAAGTTAAAAGAAGAGCTTAAGAAAATTACTGGTAAAGAAGTTCAAATTAATATTTTTGAAATTAAACGTCCTGAATTAGATGCAA
The window above is part of the Polaribacter sp. SA4-12 genome. Proteins encoded here:
- the rplV gene encoding 50S ribosomal protein L22; translation: MGVRKKNMADQLKADRKQRAFAKLTNCPTSPRKMRLVANQVRGVEVEKALQILKFSPKEASINLEKLLLSAIANWQAKNEDAPIEEAGLFVKTICVDSAGMLKRLRPAPQGRAHRIRKRSNHVTLELGSKKLSNQSK
- the rpsS gene encoding 30S ribosomal protein S19, with amino-acid sequence MARSLKKGPYVHYKLEKKVLANVDAGNKTVIKTWSRASMITPDFVGQTIAVHNGRQFVPVYVTENMVGHKLGEFSPTRSFRGHAGAKNKGKK